The following coding sequences are from one Niveibacterium umoris window:
- a CDS encoding GspE/PulE family protein, producing MVKPQKFRLGELLVQQQLITQVQLEEALVQQKTTGRKLGRVLVEIGQVTEEQIAGAIARQLGMPYVDLRDFDVDRKVAALLPETMARRFRALVLAEKDGGLLVGMSDPSDIFGYDEISRALKRDVNLAVLSESQLAQNIDRLYRRTEEISGLAKELEKDLGDTYVDFGAFGQATGAEDAPVVKLLQSIFEDAAQIKASDIHIEPQETRLQIRFRIDGVLHLQTESDNRIAPALVLRLKLMSGLDISEKRLPQDGRFNIRVKQQSVDIRISTMPTQYGESVVMRLLAQNAGLLDLDRIGMPPAMLERYKRLISASNGMVLVTGPTGSGKTTTLYASLAALNNIETKIITVEDPVEYRLPGINQVQVNEKIELSFARVLRATLRQDPDILLVGEMRDQETAQIGIRAAMTGHLVLSTLHTNDAASTPTRLIDMGVLKYLVTTSLLGVVAQRLLRVVCDSCKEPYAPRPNELAWLERELGEAVHTGKWMHGRGCPQCNGTGFLGRKPVYELLEMNREMVDALNRNDVSDFPAIARQQLGIHTLRNHAARRVLAGETTVHEAMRMVSVTDD from the coding sequence ATGGTCAAGCCGCAGAAATTCCGCCTCGGTGAATTGCTCGTCCAGCAGCAGCTGATCACGCAGGTGCAGCTGGAAGAGGCGCTGGTGCAGCAGAAGACCACCGGCCGCAAGCTCGGGCGGGTGCTGGTCGAGATCGGGCAGGTCACCGAGGAGCAGATTGCCGGTGCGATCGCGCGACAGCTCGGCATGCCTTATGTCGATCTGCGCGACTTCGATGTCGACCGCAAGGTGGCCGCGCTGCTGCCCGAGACCATGGCGCGCCGCTTCCGCGCGCTGGTGCTGGCGGAAAAGGATGGCGGGCTGCTGGTTGGCATGTCTGACCCGTCCGACATCTTCGGCTACGACGAAATCTCGCGCGCGCTCAAGCGCGACGTAAACCTCGCGGTGCTGAGCGAATCTCAGCTCGCGCAGAATATCGACCGGCTCTATCGCCGCACCGAGGAAATCAGCGGCCTCGCCAAGGAGCTCGAAAAGGATCTCGGCGACACCTACGTCGATTTCGGCGCCTTCGGTCAGGCGACGGGCGCCGAGGACGCACCGGTCGTCAAGCTGCTGCAGTCGATCTTCGAGGACGCGGCGCAGATCAAGGCTTCCGACATCCACATCGAACCGCAGGAAACGCGGCTGCAGATCCGCTTTCGCATCGACGGCGTGCTGCACCTGCAGACCGAAAGCGACAACCGCATCGCGCCCGCGCTGGTGCTGCGGCTGAAGCTGATGTCCGGGCTCGACATCAGCGAAAAGCGCCTGCCGCAGGATGGCCGCTTCAACATCCGAGTCAAGCAGCAGTCGGTGGATATCCGGATCTCGACGATGCCGACGCAGTACGGCGAATCGGTGGTGATGCGCCTGCTCGCGCAGAACGCGGGCTTGCTCGATCTGGATCGCATCGGCATGCCGCCGGCCATGCTGGAGCGTTACAAACGCCTGATTTCGGCATCGAACGGCATGGTGCTGGTTACCGGCCCCACCGGCAGCGGCAAGACCACCACGCTTTACGCCAGCCTGGCCGCGCTGAACAACATCGAGACCAAGATCATCACCGTCGAGGATCCGGTCGAGTACCGCCTGCCGGGCATCAACCAGGTGCAGGTGAACGAGAAGATCGAGCTCTCATTCGCCCGGGTGTTGCGAGCAACGCTGCGGCAAGACCCGGACATCCTGCTGGTGGGCGAGATGCGCGATCAGGAAACCGCGCAGATCGGCATCCGCGCGGCGATGACCGGGCACCTTGTCCTTTCCACGCTGCACACCAACGACGCGGCCAGTACGCCGACCCGCCTGATCGACATGGGCGTGCTGAAGTACCTGGTGACCACCTCGCTGCTGGGCGTGGTCGCACAGCGGCTGTTGCGGGTGGTCTGCGACAGTTGCAAGGAGCCCTACGCGCCGCGTCCGAACGAACTTGCGTGGCTGGAGCGCGAACTCGGCGAGGCGGTGCACACCGGCAAATGGATGCACGGCCGCGGATGCCCTCAGTGCAACGGCACCGGCTTCCTCGGCCGCAAGCCGGTCTATGAATTGCTGGAGATGAACCGCGAGATGGTTGATGCGCTCAACCGCAACGACGTCTCGGACTTCCCCGCGATTGCACGCCAACAGCTTGGCATTCACACCCTGCGCAACCACGCGGCGCGTCGCGTGCTGGCGGGCGAGACCACTGTGCATGAAGCGATGCGCATGGTCTCGGTGACGGACGACTGA
- a CDS encoding type II secretion system protein — protein sequence MKKQAGFTLIELIAVIVILGILSAIALPKFVNLTSEARVAKMQGAVGAVNSAAALIHAKWLAAGSPTTTKAIDYEGGSLDAVTDMTFGYPKGTKIAGVAGLASTDFTVTGTTTATVADPTKATCSFTYAEPTAAGSAPVVTTSSLTTTNC from the coding sequence ATGAAGAAACAAGCTGGTTTTACGCTGATCGAACTGATCGCGGTGATCGTGATTCTGGGCATCCTGTCGGCAATCGCGCTGCCGAAGTTCGTCAATCTGACGTCCGAGGCGCGTGTTGCCAAGATGCAGGGTGCCGTCGGTGCGGTCAATTCCGCAGCGGCGCTGATCCATGCGAAGTGGCTGGCGGCCGGGTCGCCTACGACTACCAAGGCGATTGATTACGAGGGCGGCTCCCTCGATGCTGTCACTGACATGACTTTCGGCTATCCGAAGGGGACCAAGATTGCGGGCGTGGCGGGCCTTGCATCGACTGACTTCACTGTAACGGGAACGACCACCGCAACTGTGGCTGATCCGACCAAGGCGACTTGCAGCTTCACCTATGCGGAACCGACCGCAGCCGGGTCGGCACCGGTGGTGACGACAAGCAGCCTGACGACGACCAACTGCTGA
- a CDS encoding dihydrofolate reductase, translated as MPRLALIAAVAQNGTIGRDNALPWRLRDDLKRFKALTLGHPVVMGRKTWESLGRPLPGRRNIVVTRQPGLVLEGAEVVHSLDEALAGCNDADTVFVIGGAQLYREALGRADALYLTEVGADVEGDAHFPPIGDAGFREVARESHAAGEGNEHPFSFVDYIRA; from the coding sequence ATGCCCAGGCTCGCACTGATCGCCGCCGTGGCGCAGAACGGCACTATCGGACGCGACAACGCCTTGCCCTGGCGGTTGCGCGACGACCTGAAGCGTTTCAAGGCGCTGACCCTCGGCCATCCGGTCGTGATGGGCCGCAAGACCTGGGAGTCGCTTGGCCGGCCCCTGCCGGGACGGCGCAACATCGTGGTCACCCGGCAGCCCGGTCTCGTGCTTGAAGGTGCCGAGGTCGTGCATTCGCTGGACGAAGCGCTGGCGGGCTGCAATGACGCTGACACCGTGTTCGTGATCGGCGGCGCCCAGCTTTACCGTGAGGCGCTTGGCCGTGCCGATGCGCTGTACCTGACCGAAGTGGGTGCTGATGTCGAGGGCGACGCGCACTTCCCGCCCATCGGCGATGCAGGTTTCCGCGAGGTCGCGCGCGAATCCCACGCGGCCGGCGAGGGTAACGAGCACCCCTTCAGTTTTGTCGATTACATCCGCGCCTGA
- a CDS encoding type II secretion system F family protein, giving the protein MAGYSYRGRDARGVLVEGLLDALNEAAVADNLMSRGITPLDIRVARGRGFSLGRLKLGERKVSDEDIMFFSRQMYTLMKAGVPILQALGGLRESSQVPAFAAVLGKLREGLDSGRELSIALTDTGVFSPFYIAMVKVGEMTGRLDLIFLRLFEHLEFEKEMRQKISAAIRYPSFVIIAMAAAIAVINLFVIPSFAKVFKQFNAELPLITRGLIGFSSFTVEYWWLVLLVCIGAAVGVRFWLKTPAGRLKWDRAKLRMPIVGDTVSKATLARFARAFSLSLTSGLPVTQAFAVVAQVVDNAWIAMKLDTMRQGVERGDSILRTAAASRVFTPMVLQMIQVGEESGDVDGLLMEVAEMYEREVAYEVDNLSARIEPILIVCLAGLVLLLALGVFLPMWDLGSAMMRRQG; this is encoded by the coding sequence ATGGCCGGCTATTCGTATCGGGGGCGCGATGCGCGCGGCGTGCTGGTCGAAGGCTTGCTCGACGCTCTGAACGAAGCCGCAGTGGCCGACAACCTGATGTCGCGTGGCATCACGCCGCTCGACATTCGCGTGGCGCGCGGGCGCGGTTTTTCGCTCGGCCGGCTCAAACTGGGCGAGCGCAAGGTCAGCGACGAAGACATCATGTTCTTCAGTCGCCAGATGTACACCTTGATGAAGGCTGGCGTGCCGATCCTGCAGGCGCTCGGAGGCCTGCGCGAATCCTCGCAGGTGCCGGCGTTTGCGGCCGTGCTGGGCAAGCTGCGCGAGGGGCTGGATTCCGGGCGTGAACTGTCGATCGCACTCACCGACACCGGCGTCTTCAGCCCCTTCTACATCGCGATGGTCAAGGTCGGCGAGATGACCGGCCGCCTCGATCTGATCTTCCTGCGCCTCTTCGAGCATCTCGAGTTCGAGAAGGAGATGCGGCAGAAGATCAGCGCCGCGATCCGCTATCCGAGTTTCGTCATCATTGCGATGGCCGCCGCGATCGCGGTGATCAACCTGTTCGTGATCCCGTCCTTCGCCAAGGTGTTCAAGCAGTTCAATGCCGAACTCCCGCTCATCACGCGCGGGCTGATCGGCTTCTCGAGCTTCACCGTCGAGTACTGGTGGCTGGTGCTGCTGGTCTGTATTGGCGCGGCCGTTGGCGTCCGTTTCTGGCTGAAGACGCCGGCCGGGCGCCTGAAGTGGGACCGCGCAAAACTGCGCATGCCGATCGTCGGCGACACCGTCAGCAAAGCCACGCTGGCCCGGTTCGCGCGTGCCTTTTCGCTGTCGCTCACGAGCGGCCTGCCGGTGACGCAGGCCTTCGCGGTGGTGGCGCAGGTGGTCGATAACGCCTGGATCGCGATGAAACTCGACACGATGCGGCAGGGTGTCGAACGTGGCGACAGCATCCTGCGCACCGCAGCGGCGTCGCGGGTGTTCACCCCGATGGTGCTGCAGATGATCCAGGTCGGCGAAGAGTCCGGCGATGTCGATGGCCTGCTGATGGAAGTGGCCGAGATGTACGAACGCGAGGTCGCCTACGAGGTCGACAACCTGAGCGCGCGCATCGAGCCGATCCTGATCGTGTGTCTGGCGGGGCTGGTGCTGCTGCTGGCGTTGGGCGTGTTCCTGCCGATGTGGGATCTGGGCAGCGCGATGATGCGCCGGCAGGGATGA
- a CDS encoding DUF4337 domain-containing protein, which yields MSGDHFHVHGPHDHAVEHAGHGGDDFASQIAVMTAILATVGALFSYQGGATQNDAMLHKNQAAILKTEAANQWAYYQSKGNKQNMAELGAVLTSDEHRNKFEDDVARYKAEKEEIKKKAEALEEKVKAEDELSEASMHVHHRWAQAMTAIQIAISLAAITLLTRKKWLKYGAWGTAAFGAALAALAIAHI from the coding sequence ATGTCCGGAGATCATTTTCACGTCCATGGGCCGCACGATCATGCCGTTGAGCACGCGGGCCACGGCGGCGACGATTTCGCGTCGCAGATCGCAGTCATGACGGCCATCCTCGCCACCGTCGGTGCGTTGTTCAGTTACCAGGGTGGCGCCACCCAGAACGACGCGATGCTGCACAAGAACCAGGCGGCGATCCTGAAGACCGAGGCGGCCAACCAGTGGGCCTACTACCAGTCGAAGGGCAACAAGCAGAACATGGCGGAGCTGGGCGCCGTGCTGACCAGCGACGAACACCGCAATAAGTTCGAGGATGACGTCGCGCGCTACAAGGCCGAAAAGGAAGAAATCAAGAAGAAGGCCGAAGCTCTGGAAGAAAAGGTCAAGGCAGAGGATGAGCTGAGCGAAGCGTCAATGCATGTGCATCATCGCTGGGCACAGGCGATGACCGCGATCCAGATCGCCATCTCGCTCGCCGCGATCACCTTGCTGACGCGCAAGAAATGGCTCAAGTACGGCGCCTGGGGTACGGCAGCGTTCGGTGCGGCGCTCGCCGCGCTGGCGATTGCGCACATCTGA
- the dcd gene encoding dCTP deaminase, which translates to MSIKSDKWIRRMAAQHNMIEPFAPELVRSANGERIVSYGTSSYGYDVRVANEFKVFTNINSTIVDPKAFDDKTFVDFTGDFCIIPPNSFALARTVEYFRIPRSVLTVCLGKSTYARCGIIVNVTPLEPEWEGHVTLEFSNTTPLPAKIYANEGVAQMLFFESDEICETSYKDRGGKYLGQTGVTLPKI; encoded by the coding sequence GTGAGCATCAAATCTGACAAGTGGATCCGCCGCATGGCGGCCCAACACAACATGATCGAGCCCTTCGCGCCGGAACTGGTGCGCTCGGCCAACGGCGAGCGCATCGTCTCCTACGGCACGTCGAGCTATGGCTACGACGTGCGTGTGGCCAACGAATTCAAGGTGTTCACCAATATCAACTCGACGATCGTCGACCCCAAGGCCTTCGACGACAAGACCTTCGTGGATTTCACCGGCGACTTCTGCATCATCCCGCCGAACTCCTTCGCACTGGCCCGCACGGTGGAGTACTTCCGCATCCCGCGCTCGGTGCTGACGGTGTGCCTGGGCAAGAGCACCTACGCACGCTGCGGCATCATCGTGAACGTCACGCCGCTGGAACCCGAATGGGAAGGCCATGTGACGCTGGAGTTCTCGAACACCACGCCGCTGCCGGCAAAGATCTACGCCAACGAGGGCGTCGCGCAGATGCTGTTCTTCGAAAGCGACGAGATCTGCGAAACCTCGTACAAGGACCGTGGCGGCAAGTATCTCGGCCAGACCGGAGTCACCCTGCCCAAGATCTGA
- a CDS encoding DUF2799 domain-containing protein — protein MNVRLLALSILTLSLGACASLSEKECRTADWEHIGYRDGSKGADRTRVADHDEACGKVGIRVDERAWSRGYETGLQQYCTPQNAINVGLAGDSYGGVCPPALDARFNDAYRVARSVYDQRQRVSSLDYRRRTLEGKLDKAGSDEERHNIRNDLSRLDRELREERDRLYYEESRLERYTRPL, from the coding sequence ATGAACGTCCGCCTGCTTGCACTGAGCATCCTCACCCTCTCGCTTGGCGCTTGCGCCAGCCTGTCCGAGAAGGAATGCCGCACCGCCGACTGGGAGCACATCGGCTATCGGGACGGCAGCAAGGGGGCGGACCGCACACGCGTGGCGGACCACGATGAGGCTTGCGGCAAGGTGGGCATCCGCGTGGATGAGCGCGCCTGGTCGCGTGGCTACGAAACCGGGTTGCAGCAGTACTGCACGCCGCAGAACGCCATCAACGTCGGGCTCGCGGGGGACTCCTACGGTGGCGTGTGCCCGCCGGCCCTGGATGCACGCTTCAACGACGCCTACCGCGTCGCGCGTTCGGTCTACGACCAGCGCCAGCGGGTCAGCAGCCTCGACTATCGTCGCCGCACGCTGGAAGGCAAGCTCGACAAGGCGGGCAGCGACGAGGAGCGCCACAACATCCGCAACGATCTGTCGCGCCTTGACCGCGAACTGCGCGAGGAACGCGACCGCCTCTACTACGAGGAAAGCCGGCTGGAGCGCTACACCCGCCCACTCTGA
- a CDS encoding ethylbenzene dehydrogenase-related protein translates to MKTILKHSLLAATLLLSFEASAERFLNAIKVDKAPVLESLAADPAWALAKPATVKLHSGQGFTNGRTLATIKAVYTADSLYMLVSYDDPTQSLRLNPYQKQVDGSWKKLVDPQDRGGDDNRYHEDKWAMFWNVGNSMRDFKRRGCFAGCHEEPTAKSYGNKYTKNPGDIGDLWVMRSVRGGISLGQPDNGYLDDTRFDKDKAPDAGRKADASTGGGYETIKLINGKPEFMNKDGKPANKGGTYWLKAEDKAPFDDSRFVAGDEVASVMVSKFTGDRGVLSGAGAWANGKWTYVVSRKLTTASPYDIQFKDLDVPYYFGFAAFDNAEVQHTLHKGTVVLRFAK, encoded by the coding sequence ATGAAAACGATCCTCAAGCATTCCCTGCTGGCGGCGACACTGCTGCTCTCGTTCGAGGCCTCTGCCGAACGCTTCCTCAATGCAATAAAGGTGGACAAGGCGCCGGTGCTGGAAAGCCTGGCGGCAGACCCGGCTTGGGCGTTGGCCAAGCCGGCCACGGTCAAGCTGCATAGCGGTCAGGGTTTCACCAACGGCCGCACGCTGGCGACGATCAAAGCCGTCTACACCGCCGACAGCCTGTACATGCTGGTTTCCTATGACGATCCGACCCAGTCGCTGCGCCTGAACCCCTACCAGAAGCAGGTGGATGGCTCATGGAAGAAGCTCGTCGATCCGCAAGATCGAGGCGGCGACGACAATCGTTACCACGAAGACAAGTGGGCGATGTTCTGGAACGTCGGCAATTCGATGCGGGATTTCAAGCGGCGCGGCTGCTTTGCCGGGTGCCATGAAGAGCCCACCGCCAAGTCCTATGGCAACAAGTACACCAAGAACCCCGGCGACATTGGTGACCTGTGGGTGATGCGCAGCGTGCGCGGCGGCATATCGCTGGGGCAGCCGGATAATGGGTATCTGGACGACACCCGATTCGACAAGGACAAGGCGCCGGATGCCGGACGCAAGGCCGATGCGAGCACGGGCGGCGGCTACGAGACCATCAAGCTGATCAACGGCAAGCCTGAATTCATGAACAAGGATGGCAAGCCGGCGAACAAGGGCGGCACTTACTGGCTCAAGGCAGAAGACAAGGCGCCCTTTGACGATTCCAGATTCGTCGCGGGTGATGAAGTCGCGTCGGTGATGGTCAGCAAGTTCACCGGTGACCGCGGCGTACTCTCCGGCGCGGGTGCCTGGGCCAATGGCAAATGGACCTACGTCGTCTCGCGCAAGCTGACAACGGCCTCGCCTTACGACATCCAGTTCAAGGATCTCGACGTGCCGTACTACTTCGGCTTCGCCGCCTTCGACAACGCGGAAGTCCAGCACACGCTGCACAAGGGTACGGTGGTCCTTAGGTTCGCGAAGTAG
- a CDS encoding arginine/lysine/ornithine decarboxylase, protein MRFDFPIIIIDEDFRSENTSGLGIRALAEAIEKEGMEVLGVTSYGDLTSFAQQQSRGSGFILSVDDEELTSDEAEETIGELRAFVQEIRFRNPDIPIFLHGETRTSRHIPNDVLRELHGFIHMFEDTPEFIARYVVREARAYLESLPPPFFRALVHYAADGSYSWHCPGHSGGVAFLKSPVGRMFHQFFGENMLRADVCNAVDELGQLLDHTGPVAASERNAARIFNSDHLFFVTNGTSTSNKIVWNSTVAPGDIVVVDRNCHKSILHSIIMTGAIPVFLMPTRNHFGIIGPIPKSEFSWENIQKKIARNPFISDKNAKPRVLTITQSTYDGVLYNVEEIKQELDGKIDTLHFDEAWLPHAAFHDFYGDYHAIGADRPRCKESMMFSTQSTHKLLAGLSQASQILVQNSEGRQLDLASFNEAYLMHTSTSPQYAIIASCDVAAAMMEPPGGTALVEESISEALDFRRAMRKVDEEWGADWWFKVWGPDYLADDGMALREDWMLRAGDHWHGFGKLAEGFNMLDPIKATIITPGLDVEGHFADWGIPANILTKYLSEHGIIVEKTGLYSFFIMFTIGITKGRWNTMVTELQQFKDAYDSNQPLWRQMPEFIAKQPRYEKIGLKDLCQQIHDFYAAHDVARLTTEMYLSDMEPAMRPTDAWSKMAHREIERVSIDELEGRITAMLVTPYPPGIPLLIPGERFNATICNYLKFVRDFNERFPGFETDVHGLVSEVVDGKKKYYVDCVKQG, encoded by the coding sequence ATGCGCTTCGATTTTCCGATCATCATCATCGACGAGGATTTCCGCTCGGAAAACACCTCGGGTCTGGGTATCCGCGCACTGGCAGAGGCGATCGAGAAGGAAGGCATGGAAGTGCTGGGCGTCACCAGCTACGGCGACCTCACGTCCTTCGCGCAACAGCAAAGCCGCGGCTCAGGCTTCATCTTGTCGGTGGATGACGAGGAGCTGACCTCGGACGAAGCGGAAGAGACGATCGGAGAACTGCGTGCCTTCGTGCAGGAAATCCGCTTCCGCAACCCGGATATCCCGATCTTCCTGCACGGCGAGACGCGCACCAGCCGCCACATCCCGAACGACGTGCTGCGCGAACTGCATGGCTTCATCCACATGTTCGAGGACACGCCGGAGTTCATCGCGCGCTATGTCGTGCGCGAAGCCCGCGCCTACCTCGAAAGCCTGCCGCCGCCTTTCTTCCGCGCGCTGGTGCACTACGCCGCGGACGGTTCGTATTCCTGGCACTGCCCGGGGCACTCGGGCGGTGTTGCCTTCCTGAAGAGCCCGGTGGGCCGCATGTTCCACCAGTTCTTCGGCGAGAACATGCTGCGCGCCGACGTATGCAATGCCGTGGATGAACTCGGGCAACTGCTGGATCACACCGGCCCGGTCGCGGCATCGGAACGCAACGCCGCGCGCATCTTCAATTCCGACCACCTGTTCTTCGTCACCAACGGCACGTCCACCTCGAACAAGATCGTGTGGAACTCGACCGTGGCGCCGGGCGACATCGTGGTGGTGGACCGCAACTGCCACAAGTCGATCCTGCACTCGATCATCATGACCGGCGCGATTCCGGTCTTCCTGATGCCGACGCGCAACCACTTCGGCATCATCGGCCCGATCCCGAAGAGCGAATTCAGCTGGGAGAACATCCAGAAGAAGATCGCCCGCAACCCGTTCATCTCCGACAAGAACGCCAAGCCGCGGGTGCTGACGATCACGCAGAGCACCTACGACGGCGTGCTCTACAACGTCGAGGAGATCAAGCAGGAGCTCGACGGCAAGATCGACACCCTGCACTTCGACGAAGCCTGGCTGCCGCACGCTGCCTTCCACGACTTCTACGGCGACTACCACGCGATCGGCGCCGATCGCCCGCGCTGCAAGGAGTCGATGATGTTCTCGACGCAATCGACGCACAAACTGCTGGCCGGCCTGTCGCAGGCCTCGCAGATCCTCGTGCAGAACTCGGAAGGCCGTCAGCTCGACCTCGCCAGCTTCAACGAGGCCTACCTGATGCACACCTCCACCTCGCCGCAGTACGCGATCATCGCCTCGTGCGACGTCGCCGCTGCGATGATGGAGCCGCCCGGCGGCACCGCGCTGGTCGAGGAGTCGATCTCCGAAGCGCTGGATTTCCGCCGCGCAATGCGCAAGGTCGACGAGGAATGGGGTGCGGACTGGTGGTTCAAGGTCTGGGGCCCGGACTACCTCGCCGACGACGGCATGGCCCTGCGCGAAGACTGGATGCTGCGTGCCGGGGACCACTGGCACGGCTTCGGCAAGCTGGCAGAAGGCTTCAACATGCTCGACCCGATCAAGGCGACGATCATCACGCCGGGGCTGGATGTCGAGGGCCACTTCGCCGACTGGGGCATCCCGGCGAACATCCTGACGAAGTACCTGTCAGAGCATGGCATCATCGTCGAAAAGACCGGCCTGTACTCGTTCTTCATCATGTTCACGATCGGCATCACCAAGGGCCGCTGGAATACGATGGTGACCGAGCTGCAGCAGTTCAAGGACGCCTACGACAGCAACCAGCCGCTGTGGCGCCAGATGCCGGAATTCATCGCCAAGCAGCCGCGCTACGAGAAGATCGGCCTCAAGGACCTGTGCCAGCAGATCCACGACTTCTACGCCGCCCACGACGTCGCGCGCCTCACGACCGAGATGTACCTGTCGGACATGGAGCCGGCGATGCGCCCGACCGACGCCTGGTCGAAGATGGCGCACCGCGAGATCGAGCGCGTGTCGATCGACGAACTCGAAGGCCGCATCACCGCGATGCTGGTGACGCCCTACCCGCCGGGCATCCCGCTGCTGATCCCGGGCGAGCGCTTCAACGCCACGATCTGCAACTACCTGAAGTTCGTGCGGGACTTCAACGAACGCTTCCCCGGCTTCGAGACCGATGTGCATGGCCTGGTCAGCGAGGTGGTGGATGGCAAGAAGAAGTACTACGTTGACTGCGTGAAGCAGGGCTGA
- a CDS encoding thymidylate synthase, whose translation MRQYHELMRHVLDRGHRKSDRTGTGTLSVFGWQMRFDLAEGFPLVTTKKLHLRSIIHELLWFLQGDTNIRYLKDNGVSIWDEWADENGELGPVYGKQWRRWETADGRTVDQIAQLVEGLKNNPDSRRHLVCAWNPGEVDKMALPPCHALFQFYVADGKLSCQLYQRSADIFLGVPFNIASYALLTLMIAQVCGYQPGDFVHTLGDAHLYSNHLDQTRLQLSRELRPLPTMRINPEVKDLFAFRFEDFVLEGYDPHPHIPAPVAV comes from the coding sequence ATGCGGCAGTATCACGAACTCATGCGTCACGTGCTTGACCGCGGTCATCGCAAGTCCGACCGCACCGGCACCGGCACGCTCTCGGTCTTCGGCTGGCAGATGCGTTTCGATCTCGCCGAAGGGTTTCCGCTCGTCACCACCAAGAAGCTGCATCTGCGCTCGATCATCCACGAACTGCTGTGGTTCCTGCAGGGCGACACCAACATCCGTTACCTGAAAGACAACGGCGTCTCGATCTGGGATGAATGGGCCGATGAAAACGGCGAACTCGGTCCGGTCTATGGCAAGCAGTGGCGACGCTGGGAAACCGCGGATGGACGCACGGTCGACCAGATCGCCCAGTTGGTCGAAGGCCTCAAGAACAACCCGGATTCACGGCGGCACCTGGTGTGTGCCTGGAATCCGGGCGAAGTCGACAAGATGGCCCTGCCGCCGTGCCACGCGCTGTTCCAGTTTTACGTCGCCGACGGCAAGCTCTCGTGCCAGCTTTACCAGCGCAGCGCAGACATTTTCCTCGGTGTGCCCTTCAACATTGCCAGCTATGCGCTGCTGACGCTGATGATCGCGCAGGTCTGCGGGTATCAGCCGGGTGATTTCGTGCACACGCTGGGCGACGCGCACCTGTACTCCAACCATCTGGATCAGACCCGCCTGCAGCTTTCGCGCGAACTGCGCCCGTTACCGACCATGCGGATCAACCCGGAGGTGAAGGATCTGTTTGCCTTCCGCTTCGAGGATTTCGTGCTCGAAGGCTACGACCCGCATCCGCATATTCCCGCGCCGGTGGCGGTGTGA
- a CDS encoding MarC family protein, giving the protein MLDILQAAFKNTVLILAALLPIINPPGGAPVFLLLTHGASPDTRRYLARQVAWNASLLLVAAMFIGSYVLDYFGISTATVKVAGGLLVGSIGWKMLQTDDAHQDDAGARIEWTRPVAASRAFYPHTFPLTVGPGSIAVALTLGASVYQGGKRPIAAPLGALIAVVVVAITIYLCYGFADRIVGLLGKTGTTVMLRLTAFVLLCIGIEIFWGGASDLLEPLFQHRH; this is encoded by the coding sequence ATGCTCGACATCCTGCAGGCTGCCTTCAAGAACACGGTGCTGATCCTCGCGGCGCTGCTGCCGATCATCAACCCGCCAGGCGGCGCACCGGTGTTCCTGCTGCTGACCCACGGCGCCTCGCCCGACACCCGCCGTTACCTGGCGCGGCAGGTTGCCTGGAACGCATCGCTGCTGCTGGTGGCGGCGATGTTCATCGGCTCGTATGTGCTGGACTATTTCGGCATCTCCACCGCCACCGTCAAGGTCGCCGGTGGGCTGCTGGTCGGTTCGATCGGCTGGAAGATGCTGCAAACCGACGACGCGCATCAGGACGACGCCGGTGCCCGGATTGAGTGGACACGTCCGGTCGCCGCCAGCCGCGCGTTCTACCCGCACACCTTCCCGCTCACCGTCGGGCCCGGCTCGATCGCGGTGGCGCTGACGCTAGGCGCCAGCGTCTATCAGGGCGGCAAGCGCCCGATCGCGGCGCCGCTCGGCGCGCTGATCGCAGTCGTGGTGGTCGCGATCACGATCTACCTCTGCTACGGCTTCGCCGACCGCATCGTCGGCCTGCTGGGCAAGACCGGGACCACCGTGATGTTGCGGCTGACCGCCTTCGTGCTGCTGTGCATCGGCATCGAGATCTTCTGGGGCGGCGCCTCCGATCTGCTCGAACCGCTCTTCCAGCACCGCCACTGA